The Candidatus Hydrogenedentota bacterium region GTGATTCTTAGCGGCCGTTCTGCCCCTCGTCCTGCACACGGGGCAGAGCAAAGCCGAAGGTGCTGCCTTTGCCCTCAACGCTGGACACGTAAACGCGTCCGCCGTAGTACTGAAGGATACGCTTAACAATGGATAAGCCCAACCCTACGCCGGGCGGCTTTTCGCCGGCGACGACCGTGTCAGCCCGCACGAACTCCGTGAAAAGATTCCCCACACAATCTTCGGGAATGCCCACCCCGTTATCCTCCAATTCGAAGATCACCTCTCCGTCTCGGCTGCACGTGCGCAGGATGAGTTTCCCCCCTTCAGGCGTATACTTGATGGCGTTGGTCATATAATTTGCCGCCGCCTCCAGTATGAGCCTTGGTACGGCGCGTACTTCGGGTAAATGCTCTTGAAGATACAAGGCGATACGCTGCTTTTTCCGGTTCGCTGTCTCCCCATATTTATCCACCAAGCTACGCACCGTATCATTCAAGCTGAACAGCATTTCCTGATCTCGCAACGCGCCGCTTTCCAAAGAGGAAAGCTGCTGCAATTCCTGAACCAATTCGCTAAGTTCTTGGGTGCGGCGGCGCGCACGCTTGATCGCGTCTCGTGCGCTGTTGGAAGCATTGTCCGCCCACAGGTTTTCGACCGTTTCCAATAACATGGTCGCTGCCGCTGCAGGCGCTTTCAAATTATGGGTCACCACATGCATGAAATCACGGCGCTTTTCGGACAGCTGTTTCAGCTCGGCGTTCAATTCTTTGAGCGCCATTTCTCCGCGGATCAGCGCGGCGGCGATTTCCGAAACTAAGAGCGTAGTCACTGAGAACAGAATGGCTTGCACCGTCAACAGCGTCCCGGCAAAACGCCAGTCCATAGGCGTATCCGATAGGACTGCGCCGACTGGCATGTATACGGGCAGCAGGTCAATCAATTGTATGAAGACAAGCCCCGCGAAAAGGAGGTAGCCGAAAAGGGCTTGTAAAAACGCCTCCCATCGAGACATGAGCATGGCGGCCAAAATAATATGGAGAATATAAAAAGAAGTGAAGGGTGAGGCAGCACCGCCGACGAGCCACAGAGCAATGGTCAAAAAGATGAAATCAAAGGTGATCGTGCCATGCAACAACAAAACCAGATAGAGATGGGAACAATGGCGGGTGCAGCGGTAGCGGTAGAGCACAACAAACACGACGATGTTATAGGCGAAAAGTACAGCGGCAAGCAGATGCAAGGGCTTCGACGGCAGCTGCTCAATACCCACCACCAAAGGCGCAAACCAAGCGCCAACAAAGATGGCTGCAGCAACGCCAAAGCGCGCCGCCGCATAAACCAATAACCGCGCCCGTAAAAAACGCGGACTTACCAGAAAAGAAGAGGCATCATCCAAAACCGGTTCAGGGTTTGTCGACGCCGCCTGTTTCGATTCCATGGGACTGTCCTTTATAGCCTAAACTGCGTATCACTATTGTATCATTAGGAACTGAATTTGTGAAGATTATTTTGTTTTGTTCTCGCCCAAGGAGTGCCGATTCTCTAAATTGTCGGTCTCCTCACATCTTTGTTATCATTAAGTTTCTTATTGCTTTGAACACTACCAAGAAAGGGGTACGCCGTGTTATTCATCCTCTCCTAATATCGCTTCACCCTGTTGTTAATTCTGATCAGCCTCATCGGCGGCTGCGCCCGTCGGCACGGGGATTTCTCGGCAGACTATTTCCCAACTGTTGACGCACCCGCCTTGAGCATTGCCATGCAACAGCCCGAGATTATCGTGTCTGTGTCGCCCGTGCGGCAAACCATGCAGATCGGCGGCTCCATCCCCGCCCTCGTGGGCGCAGGCATCAGCGCCATCCAAGACGACCGCTACGGCATCCAAATCCGCGACGCCCTCGCCGGCTTCGACAGCAATGAGCGATTCAAGCAACTACTGCGCGACGCCGTGGCCGCCCACTTGGATCGGGTACCGGGCCAAGTGCAGCCTTTTTCCACGTCCGCCGGCTTTCATACACTGCGCGATGCGCGGGACGCGCGCTTGGAAGGCTTGAAAAAAAGCGGTTACGATCTGCTGCTGGACTTCGATTTGAGCTATGGCATCTACGGGCCTGAAGGCCTCCTCGCCGCGCGCATCGTCGGCCATATCAGCGATATAGACACGGGCAAAGTGCTGTGGAGCAATACCATTACCGCCTATTCCCTAGACTTATTCGCCGACATGAAATGGCGCGATCCCATGCAGCGCATCACGCCGTCCCTCCTCTCGCCGCGGTTTTCTTCCGCCGAAGATGCCGTCACCAAGTGGACCAAAGACGGCGGCGCTCCGCTCAAGGCGAGTCTGGAAGAAGTCATGCACCGCGCCATCGCTGCCGTCTTCACCGACCTCGGCTTTGAAGACAATTTCGACGGCGCGTATACGCTCGGTGTCCACGCCTACTTGAACAAAGCCTATGGAGAGGCGGAAGCGCTGTTGAGCCGCGCCTGTGCGCTGGATCCCGATCATCGGGAAGCCTCCAACGCCCTTGCCTTGGCGAAAGCAGCCAACAACGCTACAGATGAAGCCCTCACCATTGCGCAGGATCTCGCCGCTAAGAATCCCGAGTATTTGCCGAGCCAGTACAATATCGCTTGGTTCTATGCCGTCCTCTTGAACGATGCACAAGGAGCGCGGCCTTATTATGAAAAAGCCATTGCCTTGGGCGCGTCGCCGAGCCGCCGCCTCAAGAAAGCCATGAACTGATCCTCTTCACGACTTATAAGGATTAACTATGCAACAACCATTTCCGTGGGAACCTGTCGGCGCCTATCAAGAAATTCTGTACCATAAAATGGATGGGATCGCCAAAATAACCATCAACCGACCGGAACGGCACAACGCTTTTACACCCCTTACAAACGACGAAATCAGCGACGCCCTGAAAGATGCGCGCTTCGACAGCAACATTGGCGTCATCATTTTGACCGGTGCCGGCACAAAAGCCTTCTGCAGCGGCGGCGACCAAAAAGTGCGCGGCGAAGGGGGCTATACCGACGCGGCAACAGGAGCGGAACGTCTGAACGTGCTGGATCTGCACCGGCAGATTCGAAGTCTGCCCAAGCCCGTCATTGCCATGGTCGCCGGCTACGCTATTGGCGGCGGAAATATACTCGCCATGATCTGCGACCTCACCATTGCCGCAGACAACGCGATCTTTGGACAGACCGGACCGAAAGTGGGTTCCTTCGACGCAGGCTATGGATCCGCCCATCTCGCGCGCATGGTAGGTCAGAAAAAAGCGAGGGAAATATGGTTTCTGTGCCGCCAATATAACGCGCAAGAAGCGCTGGACATGGGCATGGTCAATACGGTCGTGCCGCTGGAGCGGCTCGAAGAAGAAACTGTGAGCTGGTGTAGGGAAATTCTCGCCAATTCGCCCACCGCTATCCGCTGCATCAAGGCGGCACTGAACGCCGATGAGGACGGACAGGCGGGGCTCATGGAACTTGCGGGCAATGCAACTGCCTTATTTTACAGGAGTGAAGAAGGCCAGGAAGGCCGCAATGCCTTTTTAGAAAAACGTAAGCCCGACTTCAAACGCTTCCCGAAAAATCCCTAAGCAAAAGAAAGCCGTCTAGCCTAACGACCAACTTCAATAAGGAATGCATCATGAGCGCAGAACTGAAACGGCAGTATAAACGTCCCTTTAAGGCAATCCATCCTCTTCGCTTCACTCGGGGCGCAGCGTTCATCCTGCTTCTTGCCTTATGTTTCGGCATGGCCAAAGCCGAAACGCCGCCCTATACCATCACCGCCGATTTTCCCGGCGCGAATATTCATGTTGAAGCAATCAGCGAAGATGTGGTTCGCCTCGCTCCCGATCTGCGTGACACCGAAGGCTGGTGGTTTTATTGGAGCTTCAAGATGAGCGGCGTACCGGCAGGGCATACGCTCCGCTTTGACTTCGGCGAACGCAATCCCATCGGCGTGCTCGGGCCTGCCGTCAGCACCGACGACGGCGCAAGCTGGGCGTGGCTTGGGAAGGAAGTTATTTCCGGCGCCGCCTTTACTTATACCTTCACCGATGCCCCTTCCACGTGGTTTTCATATACTATCCCTTATGTAGAAAAGGATCTGCGCGCCTTTCTCGACAAACACGATTTCTCGCCGCCCCTCATCGAGGAAGAGCTCTGTCTGAGCAAAAAAGGAAGAAGCGTTGAGGCACTGCGCATCCCCTGCAATCATGATGCGCCCCGCTGTCGCGTACTCTTCACAGTGCGCCATCACGCCTGTGAGACCATGGCAAGTTTTGTCTTGGAAGGCATACTCGAATCCTTGCTCAGCGACAATCCTTGCGGCGCATGGTTCCGCCATAATGTTGAAGTATTGGCGATTCCTTTCATGGACAAGGACGGCGTCGAGGCGGGCGATCAAGGGAAAAATCGTATCCCCTACGACCATAATCGGGATTACGATGCAGAAAGCATTTATCCGGAAACAGCTGCGCTCAAAACCCGCGTAGAAGCATGGAGCGAAGGCCTGCTCCGCGTCGCGATGGATCTCCATTGTCCCTATATCCGCGGCTACCGAAACGAAGAACTCTATATTGTCGGCAGTGAAGATGCGGCAAAGTGGGAAGCGGAACAACACTTGGGGCGCATCCTTGAAGAAATAAACGACAGCCCCTTGCCCTACAGCGCAGCCAACAATATCCCCTTTGGCGTGGATTGGAACAAGCCGGGCAGTTATTCAAAGGGGCTTAGCTTTTCGCGTTGGGTGAAATCTCTGCCCGGTGTTTCGATCGGTGCCGCCATGGAAATCCCCTACGCCTATGTTGAGGGCGCGACCATGACCGAGGAGCGGGCGCGCAGCTTCGGCACGGTCATCCTCCGTGCTCTGCGCCGCTACTTAATCGAAACGGAATCGCTGCCTGAGTAACGCGCCGCAACACGAACCCATCGACATCGCTCAGGGACTGCTGAGGGATGTCGATGTTGCTTATCTCCACGTTGCGCACAGTCTCTTTGCCCGATTCAAAGGTGATGGCTTCGCCCTCTGCTTCGTATTTGCGTATATTCGTGAGCGACGATTCCGCCAAGCTCCCCGCAATGAGCACCGTATGGAGGGCACGGCTCG contains the following coding sequences:
- a CDS encoding peptidase M14, coding for MSAELKRQYKRPFKAIHPLRFTRGAAFILLLALCFGMAKAETPPYTITADFPGANIHVEAISEDVVRLAPDLRDTEGWWFYWSFKMSGVPAGHTLRFDFGERNPIGVLGPAVSTDDGASWAWLGKEVISGAAFTYTFTDAPSTWFSYTIPYVEKDLRAFLDKHDFSPPLIEEELCLSKKGRSVEALRIPCNHDAPRCRVLFTVRHHACETMASFVLEGILESLLSDNPCGAWFRHNVEVLAIPFMDKDGVEAGDQGKNRIPYDHNRDYDAESIYPETAALKTRVEAWSEGLLRVAMDLHCPYIRGYRNEELYIVGSEDAAKWEAEQHLGRILEEINDSPLPYSAANNIPFGVDWNKPGSYSKGLSFSRWVKSLPGVSIGAAMEIPYAYVEGATMTEERARSFGTVILRALRRYLIETESLPE
- the menB gene encoding 1,4-dihydroxy-2-naphthoyl-CoA synthase gives rise to the protein MQQPFPWEPVGAYQEILYHKMDGIAKITINRPERHNAFTPLTNDEISDALKDARFDSNIGVIILTGAGTKAFCSGGDQKVRGEGGYTDAATGAERLNVLDLHRQIRSLPKPVIAMVAGYAIGGGNILAMICDLTIAADNAIFGQTGPKVGSFDAGYGSAHLARMVGQKKAREIWFLCRQYNAQEALDMGMVNTVVPLERLEEETVSWCREILANSPTAIRCIKAALNADEDGQAGLMELAGNATALFYRSEEGQEGRNAFLEKRKPDFKRFPKNP
- a CDS encoding HAMP domain-containing histidine kinase, producing MESKQAASTNPEPVLDDASSFLVSPRFLRARLLVYAAARFGVAAAIFVGAWFAPLVVGIEQLPSKPLHLLAAVLFAYNIVVFVVLYRYRCTRHCSHLYLVLLLHGTITFDFIFLTIALWLVGGAASPFTSFYILHIILAAMLMSRWEAFLQALFGYLLFAGLVFIQLIDLLPVYMPVGAVLSDTPMDWRFAGTLLTVQAILFSVTTLLVSEIAAALIRGEMALKELNAELKQLSEKRRDFMHVVTHNLKAPAAAATMLLETVENLWADNASNSARDAIKRARRRTQELSELVQELQQLSSLESGALRDQEMLFSLNDTVRSLVDKYGETANRKKQRIALYLQEHLPEVRAVPRLILEAAANYMTNAIKYTPEGGKLILRTCSRDGEVIFELEDNGVGIPEDCVGNLFTEFVRADTVVAGEKPPGVGLGLSIVKRILQYYGGRVYVSSVEGKGSTFGFALPRVQDEGQNGR